From the Euzebyales bacterium genome, the window CTTGAGCGGTCAGTGGCGACCATTCGTGGCGATCATCCTGGCGCACCCGGCGTTCGGAGCAGGTTGGGCGGTCTTCATGATCGCTTCATTCCTGCGGAACATCCCGGAGGAAGTGGCCATCATCGACTTCATCTTCGTGTGGAATGACCTGCTCTTCGCGCTCACGCTCTTCGGCACCCGGGGCGAGATAGCCACCGATCCAGGTGGCACTCAGCACCCTGCAGAGCCAGAACCTACCCGTCAGGACGTCGTTTCCGCAGCTGCCATGATGGCGATCCTGCCTCCGTTGATCCTCTTCGCCGTGCTCAACCGCTACTACGTCCGCGGGATGTTCGCCGGGGGCGCGAAGGGATGAGTGTCACCGTCGCCGCGCTCCAGGTGGCGGCTGCGGTCGGGGCGGTGGAGGCCAACCTGCGCCGGCTCGCGGCGCTGGTCGCAGGGATCGAGGCCGACCTCGACCTCGTGGTCGCGCCCGAGATGGTCAACACCGGGTACGACCTCGAGCGCGCCGATGAGCTGTTGTCGGTGGCCGAGCCATTCGACGGTCCGACCGTGGGCCTCGCCAGTGACCTTTCCGCGCGGCGCGACGCCACGGTCGTACTGGGCCTGCTGGAGCGTGGGTCTGACGAGCGCGTGTACGACACCGTCGTGCTCGCCCAGCCGGACGGCACGCTCGACCGTTACCGGAAGAGCCACCTGTACCCACCAGAGGCAACCTGGTTCACCGCCGGAGACGAAACAGTCACCGTGGCCAGTCCTGCAGGACACCTGGGCGTCCTCATCTGCTTCGAGCACGCCTTTCCCGAGCTCGCGACCACACTGGCGCTGCAGGGAGCGGAGATCCTCGTCATCCCTTCAGCAGTGCCGACGGGCTACGAGTACCTGCTGCGCCTACGCACGCGTGCACGCG encodes:
- a CDS encoding carbon-nitrogen hydrolase family protein, giving the protein MSVTVAALQVAAAVGAVEANLRRLAALVAGIEADLDLVVAPEMVNTGYDLERADELLSVAEPFDGPTVGLASDLSARRDATVVLGLLERGSDERVYDTVVLAQPDGTLDRYRKSHLYPPEATWFTAGDETVTVASPAGHLGVLICFEHAFPELATTLALQGAEILVIPSAVPTGYEYLLRLRTRARAQDNQIFAVAANLTGGTFAGRSLIADPRGEVVAEAGTDEQALIATLDLDAIAAERSREPALRMRRPELYR